The window GGAACTACAGTCACTGTGTGTAATCTGTTCCATCAGTTACCAGTAAGGAGGAAGTGTATGGATCCTGTGTTGGAGTTTGAGAGAGTGAGGCAGAAAGTAGAGGCTATTTCACTGATGCATCCCTCTATTTCACTGTCTTTAAGGAACGACATTTCTTGTTCTATGGTGCTTCAGCTACCTAAGACAAGAGATGTGTACTCACGGTTTTGTCAACTTTATGGACTTGGCAGATCCCAGAAGTTACGAGAAATAAATCATAAGTCTGGGGGATTTGAGATAAATGGTTATATCAGTACTGAAGGGCATTACAACAAGAATATGCAGTTCTTATATGTGAATAGAAGGCTTGTTTTAAAGACAAGACTCCATAAACTAATTgattttttattaagaaaagaaagtgtcATTTGCAAGGCAAAAAGTGCCCCTGTAAGCAGACAGGCTAGTCCTAGTTGCCACCGTTGTGGCCCAGAGTTGTATGGGATCTTTGTTCTCAATGTGACCTGTGCATACAGTGACTATGATGTGTGTCTGGAACCTGCAAAGACTCTGATTGAGTTCCAAAACTGGGACATTGTTCTAACTTGTATAGAGGAAggagtgaaaatatttttgaaacgagaacatttatttattgaacCATGTAGTGAGGACATCAGAGAGTTTAATGAAGATAAGGACTTTAGTCTGTGTAATGCTTCAGTTCTGAAGCCCTCACTCCCTGATGAGAAGAGCATCCAGGACAGTTTTAAGAAAGCATGTGATGAAATTGTGGATTCCTATGAAATATGTAACTTGCAATCAAAAGATGTCAAAAGGAAATCTGTTACTCGACAAAAATCTTCAAGTCTTATAGAGTCGAATATAAATCTACAGGAAACTGAAATCACCCCACATCAGAAGAGCGATGAACCATCTGATCCatgcagaaacaaagcagagattCCACTGCCCAGCAAAGATGACACAGCTTCTAATTTCCTTATATCAGATATCTTGGAGCAGGAGCCAAAAGACACTAGCCGTTCCCAGAAAGCGCCTGATGCTCATCTGAAACCTTCAGGAAATTTTTGTTCCTCTTTAAGTGAAGGGGCCAGGtcagaaataagaaaagtaGACAGTTGTGATGACCTGCAGCATTGTGCAGAGAATTACATAAAAGACATGGGAAGCCAGCAAGACAAAGTAGTGCAGAAAAGCAATAAAGTCTGTACCTTTAATGATGTTACTCAGTTGTTGTCTGAGAGAGAAGACTCTAGTGAAGCAGCAGTAGGATCTGAAATTGTCTCTGGAAATTCACTGTTGAGGCTCTGCGATGCAAGAAGAGAAGACAGGGAAACAGCTGACTTGACAGATGATGCTGGAAGACGGGCTGTTAGTTCAGTACCATTAAAATTATGCTCTACAGGCCTGATAACATATGTTACTCAAAAAGAGCCCCCACATGAATgtgaacaaacagaaataagtCTTGCATTAAACACGCAACGTAGACCTGGCCCTGTCAGTGCCAAGGATGTTTTTGGCCACAAAGTAAATTTGCAATCTGTAAATTCTAAGGATGTTTCCAGTAACACAAATAAAGAATATACACCTCCTTACTCAAGGGATATATGCGTAGCTGATGGTAGTGAGTGGTTACAGAACAACCCTTTGTCAAAAGAGGTGAGTAAGGAAGCAGCTGTGCCTATTGCCACCAGTAAAATGCATTATGAGACATCAAACATTTCAGAATTGCCACTGGCAACTTCTTCAGGTATTCCTCACAATAAAGGTATAAGAAGCAATAGAAGACAAATAGCTGTGCCAAAATCTCAGCCCTTTGTGAAGCTGGGCTTGTCCACACAGCTAGGTTCATTGGAAAAGTTCAGGAGATATTATGGGACGGACAAGTGTACGCTACCAATACCATTGCCACAGCAGAGTGAATTTGATCTCCCAGTTTTTAATTCACAAGCTAACTGTGACTTTTCAAGGAATGATAATGACCATCACGGTAACTTGAGCACTTGTGAAACTCAAGCTGTGGAAGACACAGATTCTGATACTAGTAGCGAAGTTGTTTCTTCAGGGTATACTTTATTCTGCAGTGGAGCAACTTCAGAGGACAGGCGAGCCTTTTGTCAGAGTCCTTTGACATTGTCTGGTTACTGTCCGGTTAATAATAATCACACAAGTCGTAAAAGATCTCCAGGATCATTGTCGTCTAAGCTGTCCAGAATGAAAGGTAGCCACAAGGAATTAGAACAATTTAGTGAACAATTCCCAAGAGAttcaagtagaaaagatgaCTACTCTTTTGTTCCTGCACCTTCAAATAATGATTTTTCATACAATGCTTGTCAAGCTTATAAATCCTCAGTGGAAAGAATGGGGGACTGTGATTACAGTGTTTCTAAGGGGGATGCATGCTGGCAATTGGACTGTACAAGCCTGGAGTCCTTGAAAAGTACTGTCAGTGCATCACCGCTCAGCAGTATAGAAGAGGAGTACACAGTCTCTTCAAGCAGTGTTTTATCATTACCTGCTAAAAAGGATTGTACTGATGTCATCTGTAAAGATAAAAGTACATTAGATGGATCCTCcaaacaaaatatgaaagatACTGAGGCTCCCCACACAACCTTCGTAAGTAACTTGGAATTCTCTGCATACAACACAAGCACAGGGGATCCCAGGAATGATGCGTGTTGTTCAGACTGGCTGCAAGATTTTGACGTTTCATTGGGTAAGACAATATACATCAATAAAACAACTGGACTGAGCACCTACAACACTCCTCCTGTGGCAGAATTTCAGGCTGCCTGCATTCAAGATGTAACAACAATGGCTGTAAATGTTGTTTCAGAGAGCGGTAAGAGGGGTGGTGGTTGTTGTAAAAGTGGGATGAGGAAAACTGTGTTATGGAAGGTGCATAAAATATCTTGCTGGCTATAAACCTGACAGTTTATAGCCACTGCCTTACATGTAACAGTTgtatggaaaacaggaaaatgttgGGAACTG of the Melopsittacus undulatus isolate bMelUnd1 chromosome 4, bMelUnd1.mat.Z, whole genome shotgun sequence genome contains:
- the MLH3 gene encoding DNA mismatch repair protein Mlh3 isoform X2 is translated as MIKRLVEDVRARLRSGITISSLGQCVEELVLNSIDAKATCVAIRVDLEAFKVQVVDNGSGMGREDLNAMGKQYFTSKCKSVGDLEKLTFYGFRGEAVASIANVASIVEVSSKSSRTAKTFVKLFHNGQALEVCEAELSRPSGGTTVTVCNLFHQLPVRRKCMDPVLEFERVRQKVEAISLMHPSISLSLRNDISCSMVLQLPKTRDVYSRFCQLYGLGRSQKLREINHKSGGFEINGYISTEGHYNKNMQFLYVNRRLVLKTRLHKLIDFLLRKESVICKAKSAPVSRQASPSCHRCGPELYGIFVLNVTCAYSDYDVCLEPAKTLIEFQNWDIVLTCIEEGVKIFLKREHLFIEPCSEDIREFNEDKDFSLCNASVLKPSLPDEKSIQDSFKKACDEIVDSYEICNLQSKDVKRKSVTRQKSSSLIESNINLQETEITPHQKSDEPSDPCRNKAEIPLPSKDDTASNFLISDILEQEPKDTSRSQKAPDAHLKPSGNFCSSLSEGARSEIRKVDSCDDLQHCAENYIKDMGSQQDKVVQKSNKVCTFNDVTQLLSEREDSSEAAVGSEIVSGNSLLRLCDARREDRETADLTDDAGRRAVSSVPLKLCSTGLITYVTQKEPPHECEQTEISLALNTQRRPGPVSAKDVFGHKVNLQSVNSKDVSSNTNKEYTPPYSRDICVADGSEWLQNNPLSKEVSKEAAVPIATSKMHYETSNISELPLATSSGIPHNKGIRSNRRQIAVPKSQPFVKLGLSTQLGSLEKFRRYYGTDKCTLPIPLPQQSEFDLPVFNSQANCDFSRNDNDHHGNLSTCETQAVEDTDSDTSSEVVSSGYTLFCSGATSEDRRAFCQSPLTLSGYCPVNNNHTSRKRSPGSLSSKLSRMKGSHKELEQFSEQFPRDSSRKDDYSFVPAPSNNDFSYNACQAYKSSVERMGDCDYSVSKGDACWQLDCTSLESLKSTVSASPLSSIEEEYTVSSSSVLSLPAKKDCTDVICKDKSTLDGSSKQNMKDTEAPHTTFVSNLEFSAYNTSTGDPRNDACCSDWLQDFDVSLGKTIYINKTTGLSTYNTPPVAEFQAACIQDVTTMAVNVVSESDTEGESLQSLLSEWDNPVFVPCPEIAIDVTSSQADNLAVKIHNILYPYRFTKDMVHSMQVLQQVDNKFIACLINTRNEMDRETDGNLLILVDQHAAHERIRLEQLIADSYEKEAAACGKKKLLSSSISPPLEIKVTEEQRRVLRCCYKNLEDLGLELSFPESNRSLILVRKVPLCFIEREANELRRKRQPVTKSIVEELIQEQVELVQSTGGRTRGTLPLTFLKVLASQACHGAIKFNEHLTLEESCRLIEALSSCQLPFQCAHGRPSMMPLADTEHLQQDKQPKPNLARLRKMARAWHLFGKKRA
- the MLH3 gene encoding DNA mismatch repair protein Mlh3 isoform X1; protein product: MIKRLVEDVRARLRSGITISSLGQCVEELVLNSIDAKATCVAIRVDLEAFKVQVVDNGSGMGREDLNAMGKQYFTSKCKSVGDLEKLTFYGFRGEAVASIANVASIVEVSSKSSRTAKTFVKLFHNGQALEVCEAELSRPSGGTTVTVCNLFHQLPVRRKCMDPVLEFERVRQKVEAISLMHPSISLSLRNDISCSMVLQLPKTRDVYSRFCQLYGLGRSQKLREINHKSGGFEINGYISTEGHYNKNMQFLYVNRRLVLKTRLHKLIDFLLRKESVICKAKSAPVSRQASPSCHRCGPELYGIFVLNVTCAYSDYDVCLEPAKTLIEFQNWDIVLTCIEEGVKIFLKREHLFIEPCSEDIREFNEDKDFSLCNASVLKPSLPDEKSIQDSFKKACDEIVDSYEICNLQSKDVKRKSVTRQKSSSLIESNINLQETEITPHQKSDEPSDPCRNKAEIPLPSKDDTASNFLISDILEQEPKDTSRSQKAPDAHLKPSGNFCSSLSEGARSEIRKVDSCDDLQHCAENYIKDMGSQQDKVVQKSNKVCTFNDVTQLLSEREDSSEAAVGSEIVSGNSLLRLCDARREDRETADLTDDAGRRAVSSVPLKLCSTGLITYVTQKEPPHECEQTEISLALNTQRRPGPVSAKDVFGHKVNLQSVNSKDVSSNTNKEYTPPYSRDICVADGSEWLQNNPLSKEVSKEAAVPIATSKMHYETSNISELPLATSSGIPHNKGIRSNRRQIAVPKSQPFVKLGLSTQLGSLEKFRRYYGTDKCTLPIPLPQQSEFDLPVFNSQANCDFSRNDNDHHGNLSTCETQAVEDTDSDTSSEVVSSGYTLFCSGATSEDRRAFCQSPLTLSGYCPVNNNHTSRKRSPGSLSSKLSRMKGSHKELEQFSEQFPRDSSRKDDYSFVPAPSNNDFSYNACQAYKSSVERMGDCDYSVSKGDACWQLDCTSLESLKSTVSASPLSSIEEEYTVSSSSVLSLPAKKDCTDVICKDKSTLDGSSKQNMKDTEAPHTTFVSNLEFSAYNTSTGDPRNDACCSDWLQDFDVSLGKTIYINKTTGLSTYNTPPVAEFQAACIQDVTTMAVNVVSESGIRFRCHPFRSEIVLPFLPRPRKEKTLASQDLRDTEGESLQSLLSEWDNPVFVPCPEIAIDVTSSQADNLAVKIHNILYPYRFTKDMVHSMQVLQQVDNKFIACLINTRNEMDRETDGNLLILVDQHAAHERIRLEQLIADSYEKEAAACGKKKLLSSSISPPLEIKVTEEQRRVLRCCYKNLEDLGLELSFPESNRSLILVRKVPLCFIEREANELRRKRQPVTKSIVEELIQEQVELVQSTGGRTRGTLPLTFLKVLASQACHGAIKFNEHLTLEESCRLIEALSSCQLPFQCAHGRPSMMPLADTEHLQQDKQPKPNLARLRKMARAWHLFGKKRA